TACCGGCCACCGGTCGGGGCGTTCGTACCGGTGAGCGGGCCGGTGGCGAGGATCAGTTTATTAGCCGGCCCAAGCGGATCGAGCGTCGGGTCGATCTCATCGTAGAGGATCCTCGTCGCCAGGCCGCGACCGCCGATGTACGCCCTGGCGAGTTGTGGGTCCAGCGGCTCCTTCGCCACGCTGCCGTTGCTCAGGTTGACCCTGAGGATCGTCCCGATCCAGCCCATCAGCCTGCTACCTCCTTGTAGACTTCCTTCATCCGAAGAGCGGTGGCGGCCTGCTTGGCCTTGGGACCCTCGTCCTCATCGGTGAAGAGCAACGCCTTTGGCGTGCAGAACTTCACGCACTCCGGATCGCCGTCGACAGAGAGGCAGAGATCGCACTTCTCGGCCTTGCCATGGTCGGCATACAGCTCTATCGCCCCAAACGGGCAGGCCAGAACGCACATCTTGCAGCCGACGCATTTGTCGTCGACCACGTAGTACGCCATGTAGTTGTCGTTGCGAAGAATGGCGGTAGTGGGGCAGATTTTTGCGCACCAGGCTTCGCTGCATTGGGTGCAGGCGGTGGGGATGTAGACCGCTTCTTCAAGGAAGATGCTGACCTTGATGCGTGATCTGGCGGGGTTGAACTCGCCGGTGTGCTTCACCGAGCAGGCCAGCTCACAGGCCCGGCAGGCGGTACACCGTTCGGGGATGATGCTGAGGATCTTTGCCATGTTAGCCTCCGTCTACTCTGAACGGATTGCGACCTTCTTCATCTAACCCCACGCCGTCACCCCTGTCAAGGGGATTCAGAGCGCGCCACGAAGTCTGCCCCTACACGCCATAACTTTCCCTTGACGCCACTCAAGCAGCAAGGCTAGAGTCTCTTTCATGAGGTTCCAGCGCAAGTTGCTGCTCGGTTTCTCGCTCATGGTCGTCCCCGTGCTCCTGATCAGCGCCCAGGCTATCTGGAATAATCGGGAGGAACGAGGCGCCCTCAGAGCCCTCGGCGAAAGTATGGCGAGGACCCGCAAGTATGCCGACCTCGAAACGATCCTGTTCCGCCAGAGCCGCCAAGTCTGGGGGTTTCTCACCGGAATAGACCACGAGGCGCAGACAGAGTTCCACCGGCTGGAGCCGGAAATCCATGAGCGCCTCCGCCAGTGGAAGCTGACACTGACGCCCGACGAAATGGATCTCGCCACAGACGTCGAGCAACTCCACGCTCAGATGTTCGACATCGGCAAGCACATCATCGTCCTCTATCAATCCGGACAGCGGAAGGCAGCGCTCGCCCTGGCCAATACGGAACTGAAAGGCCGGCTCCTGCCAGCCCTCAGCGCGAAGAATAAAGAGGTGTATGGCGCCGCTCGTGCACACAGCCTGCAACGGGCTTACGCCAGGCTGGAGGCGATCCTACAGACGGAGCAGCGCCTGCTCTCGTTGGTGATCCTGCTTGCCTCGGTCCTCGGGGTGACCGCATCGATCCTGATCTCCAGGGGGCTGGCGCGTCCGATTCATCAGCTCAAGGCGGCAATGGAGGTGGTGGGAGCGGGCCACTTGGATCACGAGGTGGCGGTCCGCTCGAAGGACGAGATCGGCGAGTTAGCCCAGGCGTTCGCCGGGATGACCGAGAACCTGAAACGTTCCCATGAATCGATGGCCTGGCTTAACCGCGAACTGGAAGCCAAAATCAAGAAACTGGAAGAGACCCAGGCGCAACTCATCCAATCCGAAAAACTGGCCTCCATCGGCGAGATGTCAGCCGCAGTCGCCCACGGCTTGCGCAATCCTCTGGCGAGCCTGAGGGCTGCGGCCCAGGTTACCCTACACCACGTGGGTGAAGAACCTGTGGCACAGGCGCACCTGAAGATGGTCATCGCCGAGGTGGACCGACTGGACCGCCGCATCACCCATCTACTCAGCTTCTCGCGCCCGGGACCCCTTCGTCCCCTGCCGGAACAGCTCCCGAGGCTGATTGATGACCTCTTACCCGCCTTCGCCGGGCCGCTCAGGGATCGTGGTGTCCGGCTTGAGATTGACCTGGAGAGCGATCTGCCGGACGTCTATGTCGATCCTATTCAGGTGGAGCAAGCACTAGGCGAGATCCTCTCCAATGCCCTCGATGCCATGCCTAATGGTGGATCTGTCACGATTCGGGGGCACGGTGAGCCGGAAAAGGGCAAGTCCGGATCCGTGGTCCTGGAGATCGCCGATACCGGGGATGGGATTGCCGCGCCACTGCTCCCGTCGGTCTGTGATCCATTTTTCACGACGCGGGCGGATGGAACCGGCCTTGGTCTCGCCATTGCCAAACGGTATGTAACGCAGAATGGCGGCCATCTGGACATCGCCAGTACGCCTGGATCTGGAACCACGGTGCGAATCACCCTTCCCGCAACAGCGAGTGACCAGGACAGGACCGTATGAACCCCTCGACGCTGTTAATTGTGGACGATGAGCGCACCTTGGCCCGCTCGATCAAATTGTTTATGTCCGAGCAAGGGTACGAGGCAGAAGTGGCTGAGAACGCCGATAAGGCGCTGGATCTGTTGGATCGCCTCCGTCCAGATCTGGTCTTCCTGGATGTTTGCCTGCCGGGACTGAGCGGCATCGAACTGCTGAAAAGAATCAAAGAGTTCGACCGCAATATTGCCGTCATTGTCATGACCGCCTATAGCTCCATTGAAGGGGCGGTGGAAGCGGTCAAGCTTGGGGCGTTCGACTACATCAAGAAACCGGTCGATCTGGATGAGTTGAAGCTGCTGGCCGACCGGGCGTGTGAGAGCTCTCGATTGCGGCAGGAGCTCTCCTACTACCGCGAGCGGGACGTCCGGGAGCTTCCCTTCATGGGGATCATCGGTAAATGTAACGCGATCCGCGAGATCATCGCGAGAATCCGGCAAATCGCCGCCCTGGAGGAGC
The sequence above is drawn from the Candidatus Methylomirabilis tolerans genome and encodes:
- a CDS encoding 4Fe-4S dicluster domain-containing protein encodes the protein MAKILSIIPERCTACRACELACSVKHTGEFNPARSRIKVSIFLEEAVYIPTACTQCSEAWCAKICPTTAILRNDNYMAYYVVDDKCVGCKMCVLACPFGAIELYADHGKAEKCDLCLSVDGDPECVKFCTPKALLFTDEDEGPKAKQAATALRMKEVYKEVAG
- a CDS encoding HAMP domain-containing protein translates to MRFQRKLLLGFSLMVVPVLLISAQAIWNNREERGALRALGESMARTRKYADLETILFRQSRQVWGFLTGIDHEAQTEFHRLEPEIHERLRQWKLTLTPDEMDLATDVEQLHAQMFDIGKHIIVLYQSGQRKAALALANTELKGRLLPALSAKNKEVYGAARAHSLQRAYARLEAILQTEQRLLSLVILLASVLGVTASILISRGLARPIHQLKAAMEVVGAGHLDHEVAVRSKDEIGELAQAFAGMTENLKRSHESMAWLNRELEAKIKKLEETQAQLIQSEKLASIGEMSAAVAHGLRNPLASLRAAAQVTLHHVGEEPVAQAHLKMVIAEVDRLDRRITHLLSFSRPGPLRPLPEQLPRLIDDLLPAFAGPLRDRGVRLEIDLESDLPDVYVDPIQVEQALGEILSNALDAMPNGGSVTIRGHGEPEKGKSGSVVLEIADTGDGIAAPLLPSVCDPFFTTRADGTGLGLAIAKRYVTQNGGHLDIASTPGSGTTVRITLPATASDQDRTV
- a CDS encoding aldehyde ferredoxin oxidoreductase, which codes for MGWIGTILRVNLSNGSVAKEPLDPQLARAYIGGRGLATRILYDEIDPTLDPLGPANKLILATGPLTGTNAPTGGR